In Arsenicicoccus dermatophilus, a genomic segment contains:
- a CDS encoding MBL fold metallo-hydrolase, which translates to MLLLGFPAQAYATNCYVVAPAAGEQCLVVDPGFGVVDQLEALLREHRLKPAAVLLTHGHLDHVWSVTPVCTTGDDADLTAYIHADDAYRLADPAKDLEPQLVRMFERQFGAAMTWREPSAVQTVADRQHLDLAGLGVDVLHAPGHTEGSVMFTLPGVPDGVPVEAQQTLLAGDVLFAGSIGRTDLPGGSHDAMMRSLREVVLPLADDTLVLPGHGPASTMARERVTNPYLKGL; encoded by the coding sequence GTGCTCCTACTCGGATTCCCGGCGCAGGCCTATGCCACCAACTGCTACGTCGTCGCCCCGGCGGCGGGGGAGCAGTGCCTCGTGGTCGACCCCGGTTTCGGCGTCGTCGACCAGCTGGAGGCGCTGCTGCGAGAGCACCGGCTCAAGCCCGCCGCGGTGCTCCTCACCCACGGCCACCTGGACCACGTGTGGTCGGTGACGCCGGTCTGCACGACCGGGGACGACGCGGACCTCACGGCATACATCCATGCCGACGACGCCTATCGCCTCGCCGACCCGGCCAAGGACCTGGAGCCGCAGCTGGTGCGGATGTTCGAGCGGCAGTTCGGCGCGGCGATGACCTGGCGGGAGCCGAGCGCGGTGCAGACCGTCGCCGACCGCCAGCACCTCGACCTCGCCGGCCTCGGGGTGGACGTGCTCCACGCCCCCGGGCATACCGAGGGGTCGGTGATGTTCACGCTGCCCGGCGTGCCCGACGGGGTCCCCGTCGAGGCCCAGCAGACCCTGCTCGCGGGCGACGTGCTCTTCGCCGGCTCCATCGGCCGCACCGACCTGCCCGGCGGCAGCCACGACGCGATGATGCGCTCCCTGCGTGAGGTCGTGCTGCCCCTGGCCGACGACACCCTCGTCCTCCCCGGCCACGGCCCCGCCTCCACGATGGCGCGCGAGCGCGTGACCAACCCCTACCTCAAAGGACTCTGA